The sequence CATGCCGGACCGTCGACGAGAGGCGCTGTCACGCCGGGCCGTCGACGAGCGCGTAGGCGCGTACCGGCCAGGTGCCGAGCCCGTGCCACGCCAGCGGCACCGCGTGCAGCCGGGCGCCCCGGGCGGGCAGCGCTGCCAGGCCGGTGAGGTGCTCGAGCACGAGGACGCCGGCCCCCAGGAGGGTGGTGTGCACGGGGCGGACGGTGTCGTCCAGGTCGTCGATGTTCACCGAGTCGATGCCGACCAGGGTCGGCCGTCGCTCCGCCAGCCAGGCCGCCGCGTCGCCGGTGAGGAAGGGCGCGTCGGCCGCGTAGGCCTCCGAGCCCCACCGGGCGTCCCCGTCGGTGCGCACGAGGACAGCCGCGCCTTCGACGTCCTCGTCACCGAGGGCCCCCGCCAGCACGTCGGCGCCGACGGCCCGCCCGCCGCGGGCGTCGACGAGGACGAGCGGGACGTCGGCCACGGCGGCCAGCGGGACACCGGCGAGGTCGGTGCCGTCGGCGAAGCGGTGGAACGGGCTGTCGAGGTAGGTGCCGGTGTTGCCGACCATGCAGACCCGGTCGACCTGGAACGTCGTGCCGGTGCTCCGCCGGTAGTCCTCGCGGCTGCGGAACGCCTCGTGCTCCGGCCCGGGCAGCCCGGGGTGGGTGTACATGCCGGGGGCGAGGTCGTGCGAGAGGTCGAGGATCTGCGTCATGGCACCAGGCTGCCCGCCCCTGGCGCGGTCGGACAGCGGCCTCCTCGCGGGTGAAGATTCAGTGCGGCTTCAGGCCCCGCCGGGGCGGGCGGCCTGTCGGCGCAGCGCGGCGAGCACCACCTCTGCGGCGGCCGTCGGCTCGTGGCGGCCCTCGCGGTGGGCGACGGTCAGCACCCTGGCCCCGGCGTCGAGGCCGTCTGTGAGGCCGGCGCCGGTGGTACCGGCCGTCCCGGGCGTGGCGATGGCGTCGTCGTGGGCGGAGCCCTGGACCGGCGGGGCGCCCGGCGCCCCGTGGGTGCGGACGTCGGGGTGGCGGAGCTGGTCCAGCGCGAGGTCGGGGACGAGGGCGGCCCCCAGCCCGGCACCGACCAGGGCGAGGACGGCGGGGTACTCCAGGCAGACGTGGGCGACGGCGGGGCCCCGGCCGCCGACGAGCCGGTCCAGCGCGGCCCGCGCGGTGCTGCCCGGGGGGCCGGCCACCCACGGCCCGGAGAGGACCTCTGCCGTCGTGCGGGCGGGCCACGAGGTCGGCACGACGACCCGGTAGGGGTCGCGCAGCAGCGGGCGGACGACCACGCCCGGGGTGCTGCCGACCGGGGCGTCACCGTCGCGCTCGAGGACCGCGACGTCGAGGCGTCCCGCGGCCAGGTCGTGGGTGGCGGCGGGGTCGCTGGCCTCGACCACCCGGGGCCGGACCGCGGGGTGGCTGGTCAGCAGCCCGGCGACGGCCGGCGCGACGAGCCGGCGGAGGGCGGTGGGGAAGGCACCCACCACGACGGGCCCGGCAGCCGCGCCGCGCAGGGTGGACACCGTCTGCTCCGCGGCCTCGAGGGCTGCCGCCAGGTCGTCGGCGTGCGCGCTGACCGCCTGGCCGACCGCGGTGAGGGCCAGGCTGCGCCCGCCGCCCAGGCGGGACCGGTCGACCAGCGCGAGCCCCGTCTCGGCCTCGAGCCGGGCCAGGTGCTGGCTGACGGCGGACGGCGTGAGGCCGAGACGTTCGGCAGCGGCGAGCACGCCGCCGTGCCGGTGCACGGCGCGCAGCACGAGCAGGCGCCGGGGGTCGAGCGTCATGCGGGCACCCGGTCCGTCAGAGGCGTTCGCGCAGGCCGGTCGCCCGGGCGGCCGGGCGGTCGACGGACGCGGCGAACGCCTCGGCGGAGCCGACGACACGGACATGGCGGACGGCGCGGGTGATGGCCGTGTACAGCGTCTCCCGGGTGGCCAGGGGCGACGCGGCGGTCGGCAGCACGACGGTCACGCGGTCGAACTGCGACCCCTGGCTGCGGTGGACCGTCATGGCGTGGACCGGTCGCACGTCGCCGAGCCGGGCGAGCGCCACCGGCGTCGGCTCGCCGCCGCGGGCGAACCAGGCACGCATCCCGCCGCCCGGGTCCGCCACGACGACCCCGGTGTCGCCGTTGAACAGGTTGGTCTCGTAGTCGTTGGTCGTGACGAGCAGCGGCTCGCCCGGGTGGTGGCCGTCGGCCCGCTGCCCCCCGAGGTCTGCGGGGTCGTCGCTGCGGTCCTCGGCGAGCCAGCGGGTGGTGAGCCACTCCCAGTGCTGCACGCCTCGGGGTCCCCGCCGGTGGGCGCAGAGCAGGCGGTGGGCGTCGAGGGCCTCGAGCGCCGCGGACGGGTCCCCGGCCAGGGCGGTCCGGCGCAGAGCCGCCCCCCACGCCCGCACGTCGGTCTCGACGGGCGCCAGGAGCGCCGGGGTCAGCGGGTCGTCGTCGGCGACCTCGAGCAGCTCGACACCCTCCCCGCCGGAGCGCAGCAGGTCCACGGCGCGGTCGACGTCACCGGCGCGGACGGCGTCGGCGAGCCCGCCGATGGCCGACCCCGCGGCGAACCGGTGGTTGACCGTGAGCGCCGCGATCCCGTCCCGCACCCGTGCCGCGGGGCCGGGTGGTGCCGGCGCCGAGCCGTGGTCCGGCGACACCGCGTCCAGGGCGGCGGTCATGGCCGGGGTGCGCGCGCCCAGCGAGGCCCGGTCCACCAGGTCACCGAGCACCGCGCCGGCCTCGACCGAGGCGAGCTGGTCGGGGTCGCCGACCAGCACGAGGCGGGTGTCCTCGCGCAGCGCCTCGAGAAGCCGGGCCATCATCGTCAGCGGCACCATCGACGCCTCGTCCACCACGACCACCTCGACGGGGAGCCGGTTGGTCGCGTCGTGCCGGAAGCGGCTGCGGGAGCCGGGGCGCCATCCGAGCAGGCGGTGCAGCGTGACGCCGGTGAGCCCGTCGACACCCCGGCGGTCGGCCTCGGACGGGAGCTGGGACGCCGAGCGGCGGACGGCCTCCTCCAGCCGGGCGGCGGCCTTGCCCGTCGGCGCCGCGAGGGCCACCCGCCACGTCGGGTGCTGCTCGGTGACCAGGGCCAGCAGGCGCGCCACCGTGGTGGTCTTGCCCGTGCCGGGCCCGCCGGCGAGCACGGACACCCGCGACAGGGCGCACACCGCCGCGGCCCGCCGCTGGTCGGCGTCCCCGGACCGGGGGAACAGCCTGTCCAGCCCGCCCGCGAGCCGGTCGAGGTCCAGGTCGTCGGGCAGCTCGGCCGTCCGGCGGCGCAGCTCGTCGACCACCTGCTGCTCCTGGGCGTCGTAGCGGGCCAGCCAGAGCCGGGAGCCGCGCTGGCGCAGAGGGGCACCGGGCCCGCGGGTGAGCGGGCTGGCCGCGCAGGCCTGCACCCAGCCGGCGACGTCGGGCCACGGCAGGTCGGGCGGGAGCGTGACCAGGTCGGCGGCGGCCTCGTCCACGTCGGGCACGGCCGTCTCCGCCACGGTCGCGAGGTCGACGACGACCGACCCGGCACGCGTGGACCGGACGGTGAGGGCAGCGGCGAGCAGCACCTGCTCGTCCGTCTCCTGCACGAGCGCGCCCAGCCGGCGGGCGACGTGCACGTCGGCCGCGGTGAGCACGCCGGCGACGTTGAGCTCGGCGAGCAGGCCGTCGGCGCGCAGCGCGAGCTCGGGGGAGTGCACGCTCATGCGCCACCTGCCAGCAGGTCGGAGAGGTCGACGACGAGCCCGGCGGGCGGTCGCCAGGCGAACACCCCGGGCACGTGCCCGTCGGCGCCGTGCACCCCGGGGCCGCTCATGCCGCGCAGGTACAGGTACAGCACCCCGCCGAGGTGGCGCTCCGCGTCGTAGCCGGGGCGGCGCCAGCGGAGGAAGCGGTGCAGCGCGACCGTATACAGCAGGGCCTGCAGCGGGTAGTGCGCGTCGACCATGGACCGCTCGAGGGCGTCGTGCCGGTAGTGCCAGGCGGTGAGGGGCTCCTCGCGCGGGGCGAGCCGGTTCGTCTTGTGGTCCACGACGAGGTACCGCTCGGCCCCGGGCGCGCCCACCCGGACCACCGCGTCCACCGACCCGCTGAGGTAGCCGCGCAGCGGGGGCGTAGCGAGCTGGGCCAGGGCGTCGGGGTACCCGGACAGCACCCCGGTAGGGACGTGACGGCGCCAGAGGTCGACGAGCCCGCCGAGGAGCGCGGCGCCTGCCCCGGGGGTGTCGCCGCCGGCCAGGGGCAGCTCGAAGTCGAGCTCCGGCAGCATGTCCTGGCGGCGGACCTGCCCGAAGGACAGGTCGTCGGCCAGCGGGCCCAGCGGGGTCGCCAGGGCGGTCGCGAGCGCGTCCGTCAGCGGGACGGGGTCCCGCCCCCGGGTGAGCGACCCGACGAGGTCGGCGAGGGACGACGGGCCGCCCGGGCCGTGGACGGCCGGGTCGTGGTGCTCGAGGACCCGGTGGACGAGGGTGCCGAACCCGGTGCCGCCGGCGAGGTCGTGCCAGCGGGAGGGCACGTCGTGCAGGGCCGCGTCGGGGTCGTCGGCGGGGGGCCTCACGTCGTCGGACTCCTCGACGTCCGCCTCGTCGTCCTTCTGCGAGGTCTCCGGCTCGCTGCCGAACCCCGGGACCGTCGGCGTCGTCGCGCTGCCGGGGCCGGCTGAGTACGTCGCCTCGTGCGCGGCGTGGGTGATGGCGCTGTAGCTGGTCCGGCGCCAGGTGAGGTCGAGGTCGCGCGCCAGCCGGCCCAGCTCGAGCCGGGGTGCCGGGGCTGTCGGTACCTGCCAGACGCCGACCGGGGGGACGGTGCCGTCCACGGGCACCGGCGCCACCGACAACGTCCCGCCGCTGGCGGTGGCCCGCGCCCGGAAGGCCGTCAGGGCGGCGGCGTCGCTCGGGACGGCGACCTTGAGCGGCGCCACGGTCGTGGGGTCGTCGTGGAGCAGCAGCCGGTGCAGCGGGGCGGACGTGGTGTTCGCCGTGGGCGCCCACCACGTGATGACCTTCGCCTTGGCGCGGGTCAGCGTGACGTAGGCCAGGCGGAGCTCCTCGTCGGCCTCCTCGCGCTGCTGGGCAGCGGCGTGCTCGTCGAAGCCCGGGCTGCCGGCGCCGCCGACGTCGCGGGTGCGGGTGCCGCGCTCGTCGTGGAAGCGCGGGTAGGCGGGCGTGGGGGACCAGTGGCTCCACAGCGAGGGCGCCAGGACGACCGGGAACTCCAGGCCCTTGCTCATGTGCGAGGTGAGGACCTGCACCGCGTCGGCGTCCGTCTCCAGACGGCGGCTCCGCTCGCCGGGGTCCGTGAGCTCGGTCCGGCGCCGGTGCAGCCAGGAGGCCAGCGCCGTGAGCCCGAGGTCCGCGTCGAGGGCGGCGCCGTGCAGCACCTCCCCGACGTGGCGGAGGTCGGTGAGCAGCCGCTCGCCGTCCGGCTGGGACAGGAGCCGCTCCTGCAGGCCGAGCCCCACCTGCACCGCCTCGAACAGGGCCGCCACCCCGCGGTCGGCGAGGACGCGCAGCCACGCGCGCACGCGCAGCGCGAGGGTGTCGAGCTCGTCGCCCGTGACGAGGGCCGCCGCGTCCATCCCCACCAGCCGCCCTACGGCGAGCCGGCGCAGCCGGGCCGGGCGGTGCGGCTGCTCCAGCGCCTCGAGCAACCACTGCCACTCCTCGGCAGCGGGCGTGGCGAACACGCTGCTCCGCCCGGACACGACGGCGGGGACGCCGGCCTGGCGCAGCCGGTCCTGGACCGCCGTCGCCTCCGGGTTCGTGCGGACGATGACCGCGATGTCCCCGGGGTGCAGCGGGCGCTCGTGCCGCTCCTCCGCCAAGGCGCTGCTGCGGTCGCACAGCACGTGCCCGCCCGACAGCAGCCCGACCACCTGGCGGACGCAGTCCTCCCGCACCGTCGTCCGTGCCGCGCCCGCGGGCACCAGGTCCGAGCGGTTGAGGGAGTGGCCCTCGCGAGGGACCACCCGCAGCTCGACCGGGGCGCCCACGTCGAGCATGCGCCCCTCGTGCTGGGCGCCGACGGGGAGCACGCGGATGGCCTCGTCGCCGAGGGCCGCGCCGCCCAGCAGCGCCGACAGCCCGGCGAGCACGCCGGCGTCGCTGCGGTAGTTGCGGGGCAGCGTGGTCAGGGAGCCGGCGTCGTGCCGGGCGTCGAGGTAGGAGCGGACGTCGGCGCCGCGGAAGCCGTAGATGGCCTGCTTGGGGTCGCCGACCAGGACGAGGGTGGCGTGGCCGTGGAACGCGGTGCAGAGGATGCGCCACTGCACGGGGTCGGTGTCCTGGAACTCGTCGACGAGCACGACCCGGAAGCGGGCCCGCATCCGGGCGGCGGCCACGTCGGAGGTGTCGGGGTCCCGCAGGGCCATGTCCAGCCGGTCGACCATGTCGTCGTAGTCGATGACGCGGCCGAGGCGCTTGCGGCGGACGACCTCGTCGCGCACGGCGGTCGCGACCCGGGCGCGGAGCCTCGCCCCCTCGTCGTCGGTGAGGTCGGCGCGGGGGACCAGCGGCGTCGAGGCCTCGAAGGCGACGGCCCGCGCGAGGGCGCGGAACTCCTCGGGACGCATCGTCGCGCCCTCCGCCGAGGGGTGGCCCCACTTGCGGACGTACAGGTCGTCGGCGACCTCCGTCACCAGGTCCGAGGGGTCCTCGACCAGGACGGCGTCCCGGTCGTGGTCCGCTGCGGTCCCCAGCTCGCGGAGCATGGCGTGGCAGAAGGCGTGCGTCGTGGTGACCGTCGCCCCGTCGAAGTCGGCGAGCGCCTGGTCCAGCCGCGAGCGCACCGGACCCGCGGCTGCGTCGTCCCGGTCCAGCACCAGCCGTTCCCGCACCCGTGCCCGCAGCTCGCGGGAGGACTCGCGGCTGAAGCTGACCACGAGCAGCTCGTCCATGCCGAGAGGACGCCCGCCGGGCAGCCCCTCGGCGACGTAGCGGGAGACCAGGCGGGCGATCGTGTACGTCTTGCCGGTCCCGGCGCTGGCCTCGATGACGCTCGTGCCGCTGGGCAGGGTCCCGCCCAGGTCGAACGGCGGCGGGTCTACGACCGTCCCCGACTCCGGAGACCCCGACGGCACAGTGATGGCGCCCGGCGCGTGGGGGGCGTCGTCCACCGTGGCGTCGAAGAGGCTCATGCGGACACCTCGCTGACCTCGTGCGCGATGAGTGGCCCCCACACCCGGCGGGCGAGGACGCCGAAGCGGTCGCCCTCCTCGTCGTGCGGCCAGCCCCGGGCGTCGTGGTCGGAGGGCTCGGCACGCTCGGCCACCAGGTCCTCGAGCCCCGCGGCCCCGCCGAGCAGCAGCTGGTGCTCGGGGTCGGAGCGCTCGCCGGGGAACCTGCCGTCGTCCCACATCGTCGCCGCGGCCGTCCGGGCGCTCGCGGGCCGCCGCCCCCGGGAACGGTGGGCGGCATACGTCTCGCCCGTCTTGAGGGGGAGCGGCAGGGGGCGCGCCAGCCCGGCCCGGTGCACCTGCACCATCTGGCGCAGCAGGTCCAGCGCGACGGGACCGTCCACCGGGCCGAGGGTGCTCGTCGCGCAGGCGTCCTTGTCCCTGCCGCTGCCCCGCCCGACGGTGACGGCACGCCACTGCCGCTGCGGGTGGCAGGCCGCGAGCGCCAGCAGGTGCAGCCAGGCGGTCAGCCGGTGCTTGGGACCGAGCGTGGAGTAGACGACGCCCACCAGCGTCCCGTCGTGCACGCCGGCGACCGTGCCGGTCAGCAGGGTCCCGTCGCCCAGGTCGACGCTGACGTCGACGGCGTCGGGGTCGGCCTGCAGGAGCGGCCCGGCGCACCCGGCCAGCACCTCGACCCGCGGCCCCAGCGTG comes from Aquipuribacter hungaricus and encodes:
- a CDS encoding UvrD-helicase domain-containing protein, producing the protein MSLFDATVDDAPHAPGAITVPSGSPESGTVVDPPPFDLGGTLPSGTSVIEASAGTGKTYTIARLVSRYVAEGLPGGRPLGMDELLVVSFSRESSRELRARVRERLVLDRDDAAAGPVRSRLDQALADFDGATVTTTHAFCHAMLRELGTAADHDRDAVLVEDPSDLVTEVADDLYVRKWGHPSAEGATMRPEEFRALARAVAFEASTPLVPRADLTDDEGARLRARVATAVRDEVVRRKRLGRVIDYDDMVDRLDMALRDPDTSDVAAARMRARFRVVLVDEFQDTDPVQWRILCTAFHGHATLVLVGDPKQAIYGFRGADVRSYLDARHDAGSLTTLPRNYRSDAGVLAGLSALLGGAALGDEAIRVLPVGAQHEGRMLDVGAPVELRVVPREGHSLNRSDLVPAGAARTTVREDCVRQVVGLLSGGHVLCDRSSALAEERHERPLHPGDIAVIVRTNPEATAVQDRLRQAGVPAVVSGRSSVFATPAAEEWQWLLEALEQPHRPARLRRLAVGRLVGMDAAALVTGDELDTLALRVRAWLRVLADRGVAALFEAVQVGLGLQERLLSQPDGERLLTDLRHVGEVLHGAALDADLGLTALASWLHRRRTELTDPGERSRRLETDADAVQVLTSHMSKGLEFPVVLAPSLWSHWSPTPAYPRFHDERGTRTRDVGGAGSPGFDEHAAAQQREEADEELRLAYVTLTRAKAKVITWWAPTANTTSAPLHRLLLHDDPTTVAPLKVAVPSDAAALTAFRARATASGGTLSVAPVPVDGTVPPVGVWQVPTAPAPRLELGRLARDLDLTWRRTSYSAITHAAHEATYSAGPGSATTPTVPGFGSEPETSQKDDEADVEESDDVRPPADDPDAALHDVPSRWHDLAGGTGFGTLVHRVLEHHDPAVHGPGGPSSLADLVGSLTRGRDPVPLTDALATALATPLGPLADDLSFGQVRRQDMLPELDFELPLAGGDTPGAGAALLGGLVDLWRRHVPTGVLSGYPDALAQLATPPLRGYLSGSVDAVVRVGAPGAERYLVVDHKTNRLAPREEPLTAWHYRHDALERSMVDAHYPLQALLYTVALHRFLRWRRPGYDAERHLGGVLYLYLRGMSGPGVHGADGHVPGVFAWRPPAGLVVDLSDLLAGGA
- a CDS encoding LysR family transcriptional regulator, with product MTLDPRRLLVLRAVHRHGGVLAAAERLGLTPSAVSQHLARLEAETGLALVDRSRLGGGRSLALTAVGQAVSAHADDLAAALEAAEQTVSTLRGAAAGPVVVGAFPTALRRLVAPAVAGLLTSHPAVRPRVVEASDPAATHDLAAGRLDVAVLERDGDAPVGSTPGVVVRPLLRDPYRVVVPTSWPARTTAEVLSGPWVAGPPGSTARAALDRLVGGRGPAVAHVCLEYPAVLALVGAGLGAALVPDLALDQLRHPDVRTHGAPGAPPVQGSAHDDAIATPGTAGTTGAGLTDGLDAGARVLTVAHREGRHEPTAAAEVVLAALRRQAARPGGA
- a CDS encoding cyclase family protein; amino-acid sequence: MTQILDLSHDLAPGMYTHPGLPGPEHEAFRSREDYRRSTGTTFQVDRVCMVGNTGTYLDSPFHRFADGTDLAGVPLAAVADVPLVLVDARGGRAVGADVLAGALGDEDVEGAAVLVRTDGDARWGSEAYAADAPFLTGDAAAWLAERRPTLVGIDSVNIDDLDDTVRPVHTTLLGAGVLVLEHLTGLAALPARGARLHAVPLAWHGLGTWPVRAYALVDGPA
- the recD gene encoding exodeoxyribonuclease V subunit alpha, whose protein sequence is MSVHSPELALRADGLLAELNVAGVLTAADVHVARRLGALVQETDEQVLLAAALTVRSTRAGSVVVDLATVAETAVPDVDEAAADLVTLPPDLPWPDVAGWVQACAASPLTRGPGAPLRQRGSRLWLARYDAQEQQVVDELRRRTAELPDDLDLDRLAGGLDRLFPRSGDADQRRAAAVCALSRVSVLAGGPGTGKTTTVARLLALVTEQHPTWRVALAAPTGKAAARLEEAVRRSASQLPSEADRRGVDGLTGVTLHRLLGWRPGSRSRFRHDATNRLPVEVVVVDEASMVPLTMMARLLEALREDTRLVLVGDPDQLASVEAGAVLGDLVDRASLGARTPAMTAALDAVSPDHGSAPAPPGPAARVRDGIAALTVNHRFAAGSAIGGLADAVRAGDVDRAVDLLRSGGEGVELLEVADDDPLTPALLAPVETDVRAWGAALRRTALAGDPSAALEALDAHRLLCAHRRGPRGVQHWEWLTTRWLAEDRSDDPADLGGQRADGHHPGEPLLVTTNDYETNLFNGDTGVVVADPGGGMRAWFARGGEPTPVALARLGDVRPVHAMTVHRSQGSQFDRVTVVLPTAASPLATRETLYTAITRAVRHVRVVGSAEAFAASVDRPAARATGLRERL